One candidate division WOR-3 bacterium genomic window, ATCACCCTTTTTCTTATGATATCCAATACCAACAACCCTACCACCCTTAACAATAACCGCACCAACCATCGGATTGGGAGAAGTAAACCCTTCTCCAAGCCTTGCCAGCTCAAAAACCTTTTTCATATAAAAAACGTCATCGTTCATACTCTTTAATTATAAAGGTTATCACGCAATCAGGCTTACTTTTTAACCAATGGATTTATAATTTAACTATGGGCAAAGTAAAAGTTCCAGAGCCGGTTATTCTCTTTAGTGGGATTATTACCAGCGAAAGTAACCTTTCCAAGCTTGGAGAAATCTTGAATCCCTTAGGCGAAGTAGACTTTGTCTCTGAACCCCTCTCTTTCGATGAATTCACAAATTATTATGCGGAAGAAATGGGTAAAGGCTTACTGAGGGCGTGGGTTTTATTCAAAGGGCTAAGGCCCTTAGAAGGGCTTCATAAAATCAAATTGCTCTCGAATGAGATTGAAGATAAATTTTCCGTTTCTGGCAAGCGAACCATCAACATTGATCCCGGCTATGTTACTCTCTCAAATGTGATTCTCTTTACGACTAAGAATTACTCCCACAGAATTTACATAGGCGATGGAATATTTGCAGAGGTGACATTGATCTATTCAAAAAAAGAGGGGTTCATTGAGTTACCCTGGACATACCCCGATTACAAAACTGAAGTCGCTAAGGATTTCTTCAAAAAAGCCCGAGAAAAGCTCAAACTCCTGAGAATTTACTAATCTCTGAACTTCTCAACTTCCAATGGTTCGAAAGCTTTCTCAATTAGGCAGGTAAAAGCTTCCCCCGACGGTAACTTAACAGAAAACTCAATGTTTTCCTTCTTATCGCAGTACCTTGCAACGATTCTAAGTATCGTCTTTAAAGTCTCCTCATCCACACCCTTCCCTTCATAGGATGCAAGGGGACCAGTAGTATTCAAAGGCTCTATAATGACAAATTTGCCAGCAGTAATTTTCAACAATTCATGATTTTCCCTTTCGTTTCGACCTACTACCAATCTGGTGCCCTTCACAAAGAAATGCCTCCCCAGCTTAATTAGTGATACATGGAAGGGATCAAGTTCGTCCCTTAGTAAGATTTTTTTTAAGCGGGCAGCAAAATCAGGCACCGTTAACAAGCACCCACCAGCAGGCTGTTGGAATTTTTGCAAGCCCAGTTCTTTGGCCAATTTGATTTGCTCATTTCTTCCCCTTCCCTTTATAGCCAGCAGCCAATCTCTCTCTATTATACCTTCTAACTCAGGTTTTGTTGGCGGCAAAAGTTTCCCAGAGAGCGGTCTAACGACAAGCCCTTCAACACTCGCCTCTTTTTCAATTTGTAAAAGGGCATTTAGCATCTGCGACATGGGCCTCTGACCTAAGACTTCCCCCGTTATGATAAACTTTGCCCCATACTTGTCAAGCAATTCCTTGGCCTTCCTGAGAAAAAGGATTTTACAATCAATACAGGGATTCATTTGTTTACCGTAACTATGTGGGGGATTTTTCACCAGTTCTAAGTACTCATCCACAACTTCATATACATCTGTATCAATCCCAACACTATCGTAGTAAGCTTTCTTAGATTCGGAAACTTTTCCTAAGTCCACTTCTGAAGAGGAAAAGAGGGTGATGAAGACAATACCTTTAACCTCTATACCGTGCTTTTTCATAAGCAAAGCGGAAAGGGTGGAATCGAGTCCTCCGGAAAGCAGCGCCAAAGCCTTTACGTTCCTCTCAGCCACTTATTATACCTCCCCCCACTACAGTATCTCCCCGGTAAAAGACAGCAACCTGTCCAGGAGTGATTGCAAACAATTCCGACCTGAGTTCGACTTTGTAAACATTTTCAGCATAAGGATGAAGAGTACATTCAGCAGTCTTGCCCCTATACCTGACCCTTACTTCTAATATCTCGCCCTCTCTAAGCCCCTCCAAAAAATTAACGTTCTGGACGAAAAAGCTATCCCTGTACAATTTCTCTAAGGGGGCAACAACAACAATATTTTTATCGGGGATGATTTCCTTTACGTAAAGTCTCTCGCCAACTGCAACCCCAATACCTCTCCTCTGGCCAATGGTAAAAAAGTAATATCCATCGTGCTTACCGAGGACATTGCCCTTCTCATCTACTATCAAACCTTCTCTCCTCTCAAAACCCCTCTTTAGAAGAAAACTTCTGTAATCTTTACCCACAAAACAAACATCCTGGCTCTCTTCTTTGTCGTGCACCTCAAGTCCAAACTCTTTTGCCCTTTTTCTAACTTCATCCTTGGACATTTCACCCAGTGGTAAGGCCAATCTTCTGAGATGCTCCTTCTCAATTAAGGCAAGGTAATATTCCTGAGATTTGTCCTCCCATAGGGCTTTCTTTAAATGGACATCTCCCTCTTCATGAGTGACTCGAGCATAATGTCCCGTTGCAACAAATTCACATCCAAATTCATCGGCAACCTTTACCCCCCAATGGAGCTTTACCCTCCTGTTACAAAGGGCACAGGGATTCGGGGTGCGCCCATTTCTGTACTCATCAAGAAAATACTGAATAATTTCCCTTCTAAAATAATCAGCAAGATCAATAACCTCATGCCTGATTCCTATCTTTTTTGCCATCTTCCTCGCATCATCAATATCCTGAACATTTCCGCATCTCGAGTTAAAATTGAAGGTAACACCGATAACTTCGTATCCCTTTTCCTTCAATACAAGTGCCGCAACGGTTGAATCAACACCACCACTCATCAAAACGACAACGGAAGAGGCCATTGAATAAACAAGTGTTACTTAATTTCCTCAAAAAATATACCAATTGCGCCCTTCTCCAGCATTTCTACGATGGCTCTCTCAGAATCCTCTGGTTGGACATTCACACCTTTTATAGCATCTAATAGTAAAAACACACAAAAACCAAGTCTCAACGCATCAAGGACCGTAGCCCTTACACAGTAGTCCGTTGCAAGCCCACCCACGAAAAGTCTTGTTACTCCCTTACCTTTCAGTAGTTTATCCAGATTGGTTCCATCAAATCCAGAGTAGGCTTCCTTGTCTGGCTCCGTTGCCTTGGACACTATGATGGAATCCGAAGGCAATTTCAAATCTGGATGAAATTCAGCACCCTTAGTATTTTGAACACAATGTTTCGGCCAGATTCCCCCCTGCTCTGCGAAGGAAATATGATTCTCGGGATGCCAATCCCTGGTAGCAACAATTAAGGATTTGCTATTGCTAAAACGCTCAATATAGGCGTTTAACACTGGAACTATCTTATCTCCTTCCGGAACAGCGAGTGCCCCACCAGGGCAAAAATCATTCTGCAAATCTACAACAATCAATGCGTCTTTTTCCCTTAATTTAATTTTCATCGATAACCTCCCCTTCCTTAAACAACTCAAAGTTAATACCTTTTAGGTCATACCCCAAATGTTTATAGGCTAAAGGGGTTGCAACTCGGCCCCTGGTTGTTCTCTTCAAAAAACCTTCACGTAAAAGAAAAGGCTCATAAACCTCTTCTATGGTCCCAGGGTCTTCTGAAACCGCATGGGATAAAGTTTTTATTCCAACGGGACCTCCATTAAACTTTTCTATAATTGTTTTCAAAATCCTTTTGTCCATTTCGTCAAGGCCCCTTTCATCAACATCCAGATTGTTTAATGCATAAACGGCAAGGTCTTTGTCTATAACACCATTAGCTTTGACCTCTGCATAATCCCTTACTCTCCGCAAAAGCCGATTGGCGACCCGTGGAGTCCCTCTCGACCTTTTCGCAATTTCCAGCGCCCCCTCTTCGCTGATTTTCACCTTTAACAGACTGGAAGAACGGATTATAATTCTGTAAAGCTCATCGACACTGTAATAATCCAACCTAAAAGACATTCCGAAACGGGAAATCAAGGGTGATGTCAATAGGCCGACCCTCGTAGTAGCACCAATCAATGTGAATGGGGCAATATCGATTCTTATAGATTCAGCTTTCGGCCCCTTGTCAAGGACAATGTCAATCTTGAAGTCTTCCATCGCAGAATAAAGATACTCTTCTACTGCTCGGGGAAGTCTGTGAATTTCATCGATAAAAAGCACATCCCTTTCCTTCAAAGAAGTTAAAATTCCCACAAGGTCAATAGGCCTCTCAATAATAGGACCAGAAGTGGCTTTGATATTTACCCCCATTTCATTGGCAATAATATAAGCTAAGGTAGTCTTTCCAAGCCCCGGGGGACCAAGGAGTAGCACATGGTCAAGCTGCTCACCCCTCATATTGGCAGCTTTAACGAAAATTTCCAGGTTCTCCTTAATCTTTTCTTGACCTATAAACTCTCCAAAGGAAAGGGGCCTTAAGGCTCTATCAAGTTCTCTATCCTCATCAAAAATTCTTTTGGGATCAGTTATCCTCACCACTGCCTCCCAGCGCTGCCTTAATTAGTTCTTCAAGAGTAACAGATTTACCCATACTCTTTATCGTTTTATCAATAAGATTAACGGCATCCTGCTCCTTTAGACCGAGAGAAACGAGTGCAGAAATAGCCTTTGACCTTACAGATTCCTCTACCCTTCTTTCAACTGCTTTCACTGGAAGCCCCTGAGCTTCAAAAATTATCCGCTCCGCTCTTTTTGCACCAACGCCTTTTATCTGTGACAACCTCTTAGTATCACCCTTTTCAAGACACTCTATGAGCTCCTCAACACTCAAGGCTGACATTATGCGGAAGACAAGATTTGGTCCAATGCCCTGCAATCTAATGAGGTAATTGAATATATCACGCTCTTGTGGGGTTTTAAAACCGTAAAGGGCAACATTTTCCTCAGAAATTACCATACTTACATAGATGAGCTTAATGGTCCCTACCTCAAGTTTTTCAGCAAAAGTAGGGGTCACTAAAATATCAAAAACAAGACCATTCACACTGAGGAAAACATGAACATCCTTTTTCTCGATTACCTTACCTTCTAAGGCGTATAGCATTTTTAAGATTCCTCAAATAAGCAATACAAACTCCAACGGCATCAAATTCGTGTTCTGTAAGTTCTCTATTAAGTTTTACCAGATTCTTAACCATATAGGCAACCTGCTTCTTTTTTGCTCTTCCTTGACCCGTAAGACTTAACTTTACCTTCGTCGGTGAAATTTCTGCCACTTCAACACCCTTCTGCGCAACAGCAAGGAGAAAAGCACCTCTCACTGCTCCCAGCGTAAGGGCAGTTTTCACATTTCTGTAATAAATGGTACTCTCTATGACGACCACATCAGGATTCCAATCATCAAGGATTTTAGAAATCCCTTCATAAAGGATATGTAGCCGCTCACTCAAACTTCCCGTTTCGGTATAAAGCGTCTCAGTAAACTTAATCTCATAATTGTGGTCAATAACCGCAACCCCACTCGCCCTCAGACCGGGATCAATCCCCAAAATCAACATTTAATCAGGATTTTGCGGCAATTGTCTGAAGCACATTCTCAGGAATATCAAAGTTGGCAAAAACCTTTTGAACATCGTCATTTTCTTCGAGGGCATCCATTAACCTAAGTATTTTTTCAGCAGTTTTTTCATCTTCAATTTTAACAGTAGACTGCGGAATCATAGTAATGTCTGCTTCTGAAATCTCAATGCCCTTCTCTTTAAAAGCATTTTTAACCCTTTCAAAATCCTTGGGATTGCAATAAACAGCAAAAGTATCCCCTTCATCTTTTACATCCTCAGCACCTGCATCGAGGGCAATTTCCAGAACCGCATCCTCAGAAACCTTGTCTTTATCAATGTAAATGATCCCTTTCTCTTCAAACTGCCAAGCAACACTCCCTGGTGCCCCAAGATGCCCACCATGTTTTGTAAATATGTGCCTGATTTCTCCACTGGTTCTGTTTTTGTTGTCAGTAAGAACTTTCACTAAAAAAGCTACACCCTCAGGCCCGAATCCTTCAAATACAGTTTCGACATATTCAACACCCTCAAGTTCTCCTGTCCCTCTTTTGATAGCCCTTTCTATATTCTCCCATGGCATATTTATTTCTTTTGCTTTTTCAATAGCGATTCTAAGGCGCGGATTGTGCTCCGGGTCACCACCGCCCAGTTTAGCGGCAACAGTGATTTCTCTAATCACTTTCGTGAAAAGTTTCCCGCGCTGAGCGTCAACCTTTGCCTTTTTATGTTTAATTTGAGCCCATTTGGAATGACCTGACATATTTCCACCTCCATTTTTAAATCTTCTGCATTAAGTTAAGTATAAGTTAAGAGCATCCTTTTTTCAAGCAGGCACTAAATTGAAAAGTTCAAAAGCAAAGGATATGAAAAGCAAACAAATCAGAACCTTTGCGAGTTTCGAATTTAAAAATTAAAATTATCCCATGTCCGAGACGCCACTTCTTACCCAGTACAAATCTTTGAAAGAGAAGAACAAGGATACCCTCTTAGCCTTCAGAATTGGTGATTTTTACGAGTTTCTATACGACGATGATCAAGTGGCCTCG contains:
- a CDS encoding DUF4416 family protein; this encodes MGKVKVPEPVILFSGIITSESNLSKLGEILNPLGEVDFVSEPLSFDEFTNYYAEEMGKGLLRAWVLFKGLRPLEGLHKIKLLSNEIEDKFSVSGKRTINIDPGYVTLSNVILFTTKNYSHRIYIGDGIFAEVTLIYSKKEGFIELPWTYPDYKTEVAKDFFKKAREKLKLLRIY
- a CDS encoding tRNA 4-thiouridine(8) synthase ThiI → MAERNVKALALLSGGLDSTLSALLMKKHGIEVKGIVFITLFSSSEVDLGKVSESKKAYYDSVGIDTDVYEVVDEYLELVKNPPHSYGKQMNPCIDCKILFLRKAKELLDKYGAKFIITGEVLGQRPMSQMLNALLQIEKEASVEGLVVRPLSGKLLPPTKPELEGIIERDWLLAIKGRGRNEQIKLAKELGLQKFQQPAGGCLLTVPDFAARLKKILLRDELDPFHVSLIKLGRHFFVKGTRLVVGRNERENHELLKITAGKFVIIEPLNTTGPLASYEGKGVDEETLKTILRIVARYCDKKENIEFSVKLPSGEAFTCLIEKAFEPLEVEKFRD
- the mnmA gene encoding tRNA 2-thiouridine(34) synthase MnmA, with translation MASSVVVLMSGGVDSTVAALVLKEKGYEVIGVTFNFNSRCGNVQDIDDARKMAKKIGIRHEVIDLADYFRREIIQYFLDEYRNGRTPNPCALCNRRVKLHWGVKVADEFGCEFVATGHYARVTHEEGDVHLKKALWEDKSQEYYLALIEKEHLRRLALPLGEMSKDEVRKRAKEFGLEVHDKEESQDVCFVGKDYRSFLLKRGFERREGLIVDEKGNVLGKHDGYYFFTIGQRRGIGVAVGERLYVKEIIPDKNIVVVAPLEKLYRDSFFVQNVNFLEGLREGEILEVRVRYRGKTAECTLHPYAENVYKVELRSELFAITPGQVAVFYRGDTVVGGGIISG
- the pncA gene encoding bifunctional nicotinamidase/pyrazinamidase produces the protein MKIKLREKDALIVVDLQNDFCPGGALAVPEGDKIVPVLNAYIERFSNSKSLIVATRDWHPENHISFAEQGGIWPKHCVQNTKGAEFHPDLKLPSDSIIVSKATEPDKEAYSGFDGTNLDKLLKGKGVTRLFVGGLATDYCVRATVLDALRLGFCVFLLLDAIKGVNVQPEDSERAIVEMLEKGAIGIFFEEIK
- the ruvB gene encoding Holliday junction branch migration DNA helicase RuvB; this translates as MRITDPKRIFDEDRELDRALRPLSFGEFIGQEKIKENLEIFVKAANMRGEQLDHVLLLGPPGLGKTTLAYIIANEMGVNIKATSGPIIERPIDLVGILTSLKERDVLFIDEIHRLPRAVEEYLYSAMEDFKIDIVLDKGPKAESIRIDIAPFTLIGATTRVGLLTSPLISRFGMSFRLDYYSVDELYRIIIRSSSLLKVKISEEGALEIAKRSRGTPRVANRLLRRVRDYAEVKANGVIDKDLAVYALNNLDVDERGLDEMDKRILKTIIEKFNGGPVGIKTLSHAVSEDPGTIEEVYEPFLLREGFLKRTTRGRVATPLAYKHLGYDLKGINFELFKEGEVIDEN
- the ruvA gene encoding Holliday junction branch migration protein RuvA, which codes for MLYALEGKVIEKKDVHVFLSVNGLVFDILVTPTFAEKLEVGTIKLIYVSMVISEENVALYGFKTPQERDIFNYLIRLQGIGPNLVFRIMSALSVEELIECLEKGDTKRLSQIKGVGAKRAERIIFEAQGLPVKAVERRVEESVRSKAISALVSLGLKEQDAVNLIDKTIKSMGKSVTLEELIKAALGGSGEDN
- the ruvC gene encoding crossover junction endodeoxyribonuclease RuvC, whose amino-acid sequence is MLILGIDPGLRASGVAVIDHNYEIKFTETLYTETGSLSERLHILYEGISKILDDWNPDVVVIESTIYYRNVKTALTLGAVRGAFLLAVAQKGVEVAEISPTKVKLSLTGQGRAKKKQVAYMVKNLVKLNRELTEHEFDAVGVCIAYLRNLKNAIRLRR
- a CDS encoding YebC/PmpR family DNA-binding transcriptional regulator, with amino-acid sequence MSGHSKWAQIKHKKAKVDAQRGKLFTKVIREITVAAKLGGGDPEHNPRLRIAIEKAKEINMPWENIERAIKRGTGELEGVEYVETVFEGFGPEGVAFLVKVLTDNKNRTSGEIRHIFTKHGGHLGAPGSVAWQFEEKGIIYIDKDKVSEDAVLEIALDAGAEDVKDEGDTFAVYCNPKDFERVKNAFKEKGIEISEADITMIPQSTVKIEDEKTAEKILRLMDALEENDDVQKVFANFDIPENVLQTIAAKS